A single window of Ostrinia nubilalis chromosome 24, ilOstNubi1.1, whole genome shotgun sequence DNA harbors:
- the LOC135083655 gene encoding glycerol-3-phosphate acyltransferase 1, mitochondrial, which yields CGGRESSGSLRQAVRARRRHYNDIYTKLDAVAAARSTALYRVKEGPVIPAPQPITRPPAGLACAKCAPLSRESWHDPKVAETDAVINVMNIGRHTCANGGVFSRYFCDQAQCFKLLKYDYKDVVPTVIKDEGFQSAIDEVTKQEVTKEMQAKDTGGGDAQYAALYRNIRKKVEARALRVLNNISSAMSNAVLKFVAWVCHKAIRRIAGGGCGTRMACVERLRRAKAAGLPLIFVPLHRSHLDYILVTFTLYLTGLRPPLVAAGDNMRIPFFGWFLRGCGAFFIRRRVDGSDKHGDPIYKSALRSYILNSLAANNNLEFFIEGGRTRTGKPQPPKAGILSVIMDAYLDGTIDDALLVPVSLNYDKLVDGNFVREQLGMPKQMETFWSALRGIWSTLNTNHGSIRVDFNQPISLKELVTSFQKYNYLKMPVERPLTPPNNNNLGVDLDHRILYNNSHSSLFGADVSADHKLMIEAIGRHLVYDASQATALMCTNVVSYVLLTEHRSGCTMKQLQASVENRGQKLSQAGRDLGYTGDTPALVHHALDMLGRGLVRREGSGDKQVIKPQLSIAASIELGYYANTVGAHYAPAAIMATALESILHQPGADHQCVRHTELLDTALQLCEVLQLEFILAAPCTRLRETMLQALDALIHAQVLRANEKVDGIEEQRWSRRFAARLEDDDEERPDPTAHLRYTVGHDAEAIAERRRLVLTIRPLLEAYSSTCRALSGTGGSQKELVKRTLDQLANDFTQNRMPYGEAVSTDAIRNCHRLLRQWGVLEMYEENKTRCIRLAPPYTETDALQRVVHNIHKFNVDAAILRDK from the exons GAGTCATGGCACGACCCAAAAGTGGCGGAGACAGATGCAGTCATCAACGTCATGAACATAGGCAGGCACACGTGTGCCAATGGCGGAGTGTTCTCCAGATACTTCTGCGACCAGGCGCAGTGCTTCAAACTGCTGAAGTACGACTATAAGGATGTTGTTCCTACG GTAATAAAAGACGAAGGCTTCCAGAGTGCCATAGACGAGGTGACGAAGCAGGAAGTCACCAAGGAGATGCAGGCTAAAGACACGGGCGGCGGGGACGCACAGTACGCGGCGTTGTATAGGAACATCAGGAAGAAGGTCGAGGCTCGCGCCTTGAGGGTGCTGAATAACATCAGCTCCGCCATGTCCAATGCTGTGCTCAA ATTCGTAGCCTGGGTGTGTCACAAAGCCATCCGCCGCATCGCCGGCGGTGGTTGTGGTACCCGCATGGCGTGTGTTGAACGCCTCCGTCGTGCTAAAGCAGCTGGTCTGCCGCTTATCTTCGTGCCCCTTCATCGCTCACATCTGGATTACATCCTGGTCACCTTTACGCTGTACCTGACTGGTCTCAGGCCACCTTTGGTTGCTGCGGGAGACAATATGAGGATACCGTTCTTTGG TTGGTTCCTCCGAGGTTGCGGCGCGTTTTTCATCCGCCGTCGCGTTGATGGCTCAGACAAACATGGCGACCCGATCTACAAGTCTGCACTCAG ATCTTACATCCTCAACAGTTTAGCTGCAAACAATAACCTGGAATTCTTCATTGAAGGAGGACGGACTAGGACCGGCAAACCTCAGCCACCGAAAG CGGGCATCCTCTCAGTTATAATGGATGCGTACCTAGACGGTACCATAGACGACGCTCTTCTAGTGCCTGTATCGTTGAACTACGACAAACTGGTGGACGGGAACTTTGTGAGAGAACAGCTGGGAATGCCCAAACAGATGGAAACCTTCTGGTCGGCTTTGAGGGGCATTTGGAGCACTTTGAACACAAACCACGGCAGTATTAGGGTGGACTTCAACCAGCCTATTTCTTTGAAG GAACTGGTGACGTCCTTCCAAAAGTACAACTATCTCAAGATGCCTGTAGAGAGGCCTTTGACGCCGCCCAACAACAACAATTTGGGCGTGGACCTCGACCACCGAATCCTGTATAACAACAGCCACTCCAGTCTGTTCGGTGCTGACGTTAGCGCGGATCACAAGCTCATGATTGAGGCTATTGGCAGGCATTTAGTCTATG ATGCATCCCAAGCCACAGCACTTATGTGCACGAACGTGGTATCGTACGTCCTACTCACAGAACACAGATCGGGCTGTACTATGAAGCAACTGCAGGCCAGTGTGGAGAACCGCGGTCAGAAACTTAGCCAGGCCGGCCGCGACCTCGGCTACACAGGAGACACCCCTGCCTTGGTGCACCACGCT CTGGACATGTTGGGCCGCGGGCTAGTGAGGCGGGAAGGCAGCGGGGACAAACAGGTCATCAAACCGCAGCTTTCCATAGCGGCCTCCATAGAGCTTGGGTACTACGCGAACACTGTGGGGGCACATTACGCGCCTGCTGCTATTATGG CGACAGCATTAGAGAGCATTCTCCACCAGCCGGGCGCGGACCACCAGTGCGTGCGGCACACCGAATTGCTCGACACTGCGCTGCAACTGTGCGAG GTGCTGCAACTGGAGTTCATCCTTGCTGCGCCTTGCACGCGCCTGCGAGAGACCATGCTGCAAGCGCTCGACGCGCTCATACACGCGCAAGTGTTACGCGCTAACGAG AAAGTGGACGGTATAGAGGAGCAGCGGTGGTCGCGGCGTTTCGCGGCGCGCCTCGAGGACGACGACGAGGAGCGGCCCGACCCCACCGCGCACCTGCGGTATACCGTCGGCCACGATGCAGAAGCCATTGCTGAACG CCGCCGCCTAGTGCTGACGATCCGGCCGCTACTAGAAGCGTACTCGAGCACGTGCCGCGCGCTGTCGGGCACGGGCGGCTCGCAGAAGGAGCTCGTCAAACGCACGCTCGACCAGCTGGCCAACGACTTCACGCAGAACCGCATGCCCTACG GCGAAGCGGTGTCTACGGACGCGATTCGCAACTGCCACCGGCTGTTACGCCAATGGGGCGTGCTAGAGATGTACGAGGAGAATAAAACTCGTTGCATCCGCCTCGCGCCGCCCTACACAGAAACCGACGCATTGCAACGCGTCGTCCACAACATACACAAGTTCAACGTCGACGCCGCCATCTTGCGCGACAAGTGA